CGCGGGCACCTTGCTCGCCGATGCGGGTTCCACCGGTCGCTCCACGGGTCCCCACCTTCACTTCGAGGTGCGCAAGGACGGCAAGTCGGTCAATCCTCTACCTTATTTGAAAGACGGCAACCTGCGCCTTGCGCGGCGGGACTAGTCTTTCGTCACCCTTTTTTAACCTGGCGCAATCAGGTCACACCCACCCCGGGGAGCGTGCGGCTCCCCGGGGACTTTGCTTTTCGGGGGTAGCCTCAGGCCAATTCGATCAGCGAGGGATCATATTCCGCGGGCTGCTCGTAACCCAGCAGATTGATCAGCGTGGCGGCCACATTGCTGAGCCCGGGCGTGTCGATCTCCGTCAGCTTGAATTCGTTGGCGCCGGAGTAATCTTTGATCACGAAGGGCACGGGGTTGAGCGTGTGGGCCACGTGGGGCTCGCGCACGCCCTTCTTCTCGGTGAAGAGACAATCGGCGTTGCCGTGGTCGGCCGTGATGACGGCAATGCCCTTCGCCTTTTCCACGGCGCGCAGCAGGCGCTCCAGACCGAGATCCACCGCCTCCACCGAAATGCGCACGGCCAGGGCATGGCCGGTGTGGCCCACCATGTCGCCGTTGGGCATGTTGGCGCGGATAAACTTGTACTGGCCGGACTCAATAGCCTCCAGCAAGGTATCGGTAATCTCGCCCGCCTTCATCCAGGGACGCTTGTCGAAGGTCATGTTGTCCGAGGGGATCTCCACAAACTTTTCCAGCGTCTCGTCGATATAGCCGGACTTGTTGCCGTTCCAGAAATAGGTGACGTGGCCGTACTTCTGGGTCTCGGAAATGGCGAAGCTTTTCACGCCGGAGCCGCAGAGATAGTCGCTGATGGCGCCGTCGATGCGGGAAGGCACCACCAGATAGTTCTTCGGGATGTTCAGGTCGCCGTCATATTGCATCATGCCCGCGTAAAACACGTCCGGACACCGTTTGCGGTCGAAGCGGTCGAACTCATCACCCTCTTCAAAGCAGCGCGTGATTTCCAGGGCGCGGTCGCCACGGAAATTCAGGAAGACTACCGAGTCGCCGTCCTCGATCGTGCCCACGGGCTTGCCGTTTTCCGCAATGACGAACTCGCCCACGTGCTGGTCGGTGACGCGGGGGTCTTCGGCGTAGTAGGTCTGCACGGCCTCCATGGCGGAGGCAAACTGCCGACCCTCACCGAGAACGTGGGCCTTCCAGCCGCGCTCCACCATGCCCCAGTCCGCGTCGTAGCGATCCATGGTGATGTACATGCGCCCGCCGCCGGAGGCGATGCGATAATCCCGCCCGTCCACGCTGCACGCTTTCAGCTTGGCTTCCAGCGCTTCGATGTAGCCCGGCGCGGACTTCTCGCCCACGTCGCGGCCATCGGTCAGGATGTGGCAGCGCACCCGCGCCACCTGCTCCTCCGCGCAGCGGTCCAGAATATCGAGCAACTGCTGAATGTTGCTGTGGACGTTTCCGTCGGACAGCAACCCGATGAAATGGGCGGTGCCGCCGCTCTTCGCACGCGCTACGATGGTCTTCCAGGATTCGCCGTCAAAAATGCGCTTGCTGGCAATCGCCTCATTACAGAGTTTTGCGCCCTGGGGGAACACCCGGCCCGCGCCGAGGGCGTTGTGGCCGACTTCCGAATTGCCCATGTCGTCGTCCGAAGGCTGGCCCACCGCGAGGCCGTGGGCCTTAAGCTTGGTGAACAGTTTCTCCTTGAAGAGCTTGTCCATGGTCGGCGTGTAGGCCAGAAATACGCCATCGGACTCGTCCTGTGGCCCCAGGCCGACGCCGTCCATGATGATAAAAAGCAGCGGCCCTTCAAAGGGCGTATAGTTTTTCAGGGGTTTCAGCGTGTACGGGCTCATGGGAAAAAATCCTGTTGGTGGCGAGGCGCGCGGGTTGCGCGCAGGGTCATTGGTGTGGCCGGAGTCCGCGCGCGCGGAGGGCGCGGACTAGCGGGAACGTGGAGGGCGGAAATGCGTCCCGCCGGGGCCTAAGTGTAGCGAAGGGGCTCCGGGGGATGCAAAAGCGAGTAGCTTGCCTAACGCCGGTTGATGGAATCTTCGAGCTGCCTCAGCCCGTCGACGATCTCCTGGAATGTGGGTGGCGGCGACGTAAACATGCCTGAATCAATCATCGCAAGATAATCTCTTTCGAGTGGAGCCGATAAGACGCTGTCCGGAACAAGTTTGAAACGATGTTCCAGGCAATCGTCGTAGCGCGCATAGCTCGCATTGAAGAACGCCTTCTTGACCCGCACGACGTCCTCCAGCAAAGGGCGGTCGGCAACCGCGCGCTGTCCGATCTCGTTGCTGCCAAGCTTATACAAGTCATACCAGTGTCTGGACAGGCGATTGGGGGTTACCTGGCGCTGCCGGTTACATTCAACATGAATAAGTGTGGCCTTCTCCCAGAAAGTTCGTTCTGGCGCAAGCGTCATAACGTCGGCAACTGGGAATATACTGCTCGGGATATGAAATGATGCGATCGTTTCAACATGGTACGGCCCGCTGGGAAGTGTTGTGTTCCTTCCACCAAATTCGATGAGCACAGAACTGCCCAAGCTGTTTCGTTGGGGAGTGACCGCGGTTGGGTAGTGCAAGTGGAGAAGGTCACCTTCATCGTTTGCGGTCACCATGTCCCATGCACCTGTCAGCGCGACAAGGGAGGTCGACAAGGATGGCACGATAACTTCATGAACATGCGAACGGAGCGCACTTTTCAGCTGATCACTATAGCGCTTGATAGCCGCTTTCGAAGTCCCGGGATCAAAGGGATCAATCTCAGGATCCAGAACAAGATCCTTGAAGTTTAAGGTAACGTCGACGTCTTCGGAAAAGCGTTGGATAGCTCTGAAAATCTTGGAAAGCGAGGTTCCTCCTTTGAACGCGAGTCGCACTTCTGTTCGAACCTTGAACAGTTCGTTCAGTACCCAACATAGCCAGATATCTTTCTCTACCGCCTGCACAGATAGGCCCGAAAGGCTGGAGACGGTTTGGAGTAGCTTACGTTGTTCCTCCGGGGGCAATCGAAGATATTCTGTCACGTGCGTTCTCCCGCAGCGTACGCTCGGAAGTGACGCTGCAACCAACCAGGCATTTGTGGAACGACTTCGAGCAACGCTCGAAACTCGTTGGCTGTCAGACGATTCTCGGCTTGTTTGAGACGAATCTGGGAGACACCGGACTTCCCAAGATACCAAAGTGCAGTAAACGCAATGCCCGCAGGCCGTCCAGCCAAGATCAATTTTCGAGCATTGGTATGCCTCATCTCCACGCGAAGATTGCCCAAGTAGAACGTTCTGGAAGGGCCATTGACATAGTAAATGGGCCGCATTGGCATCTGGGTGCTGAATCCCATCATCCTCGCCGCCTCCGCACCTTGCACCTGGACGAGTCCGCCATAAGGCTCAGCCAGTACCCGCGCTACTTCCATCGGATCCGGCGGCACGACTCCCACATATTTGCTGTGCTCCGGTCGTACATAGACCCCCCGCACGGGACGAATCAGGTATTCCTGCTTCACCAGGCG
This sequence is a window from Candidatus Hydrogenedentota bacterium. Protein-coding genes within it:
- a CDS encoding 2,3-bisphosphoglycerate-independent phosphoglycerate mutase, encoding MSPYTLKPLKNYTPFEGPLLFIIMDGVGLGPQDESDGVFLAYTPTMDKLFKEKLFTKLKAHGLAVGQPSDDDMGNSEVGHNALGAGRVFPQGAKLCNEAIASKRIFDGESWKTIVARAKSGGTAHFIGLLSDGNVHSNIQQLLDILDRCAEEQVARVRCHILTDGRDVGEKSAPGYIEALEAKLKACSVDGRDYRIASGGGRMYITMDRYDADWGMVERGWKAHVLGEGRQFASAMEAVQTYYAEDPRVTDQHVGEFVIAENGKPVGTIEDGDSVVFLNFRGDRALEITRCFEEGDEFDRFDRKRCPDVFYAGMMQYDGDLNIPKNYLVVPSRIDGAISDYLCGSGVKSFAISETQKYGHVTYFWNGNKSGYIDETLEKFVEIPSDNMTFDKRPWMKAGEITDTLLEAIESGQYKFIRANMPNGDMVGHTGHALAVRISVEAVDLGLERLLRAVEKAKGIAVITADHGNADCLFTEKKGVREPHVAHTLNPVPFVIKDYSGANEFKLTEIDTPGLSNVAATLINLLGYEQPAEYDPSLIELA
- a CDS encoding nucleotidyl transferase AbiEii/AbiGii toxin family protein, with protein sequence MNELFKVRTEVRLAFKGGTSLSKIFRAIQRFSEDVDVTLNFKDLVLDPEIDPFDPGTSKAAIKRYSDQLKSALRSHVHEVIVPSLSTSLVALTGAWDMVTANDEGDLLHLHYPTAVTPQRNSLGSSVLIEFGGRNTTLPSGPYHVETIASFHIPSSIFPVADVMTLAPERTFWEKATLIHVECNRQRQVTPNRLSRHWYDLYKLGSNEIGQRAVADRPLLEDVVRVKKAFFNASYARYDDCLEHRFKLVPDSVLSAPLERDYLAMIDSGMFTSPPPTFQEIVDGLRQLEDSINRR